A DNA window from uncultured Methanoregula sp. contains the following coding sequences:
- a CDS encoding DUF5814 domain-containing protein encodes MIADRARFRNAKKLERLAGYRLPELAFSGNMLETLCSHINYDALDYAVREQILAFFNEFLRCDCRESPLCGCPEKKFAKKVIELRENGLDHRQIAVYLQDEYGIEVFPADLLSFLEESVHVLEAISDVARLQGKDALAKKTDEHIHLIER; translated from the coding sequence TTGATTGCTGACCGGGCCCGGTTCAGGAATGCAAAGAAACTGGAGCGGCTTGCCGGCTATCGCCTGCCCGAGCTTGCCTTTTCAGGAAACATGCTTGAAACCCTCTGCTCGCATATCAACTACGATGCCCTGGATTATGCAGTGAGGGAACAGATCCTTGCTTTTTTCAATGAATTCCTCCGCTGCGACTGCCGCGAATCCCCTCTCTGCGGATGCCCTGAAAAAAAATTCGCCAAGAAAGTGATCGAGCTCCGGGAGAACGGCCTCGATCACCGCCAGATTGCCGTTTATTTGCAGGATGAATACGGCATCGAGGTTTTTCCGGCGGACCTGCTCTCCTTTCTGGAAGAGTCCGTGCATGTGCTCGAGGCCATCTCCGATGTGGCCCGGCTCCAGGGAAAGGATGCACTGGCAAAAAAGACGGATGAACATATCCATCTGATCGAACGATAG
- a CDS encoding DUF2150 family protein, translating to MAKKATKKTEEEPLKLFYIFYNQERWDNWLKTLSESSFEVDPKSEELPEGFRILDGFAVDITISVLKIVKLYQNKRFTMDETLDKLAQVEAIVMSAPPEGELGELVQILQLPKVALFAGCRKYIAGEFDKDIKTLVKKGRDQIEKDMELALECAANIGASVIDGAACCGKYVKDDLENPTLFDEWLIECERMNEGMTSLKNFDESTGDDD from the coding sequence ATGGCGAAAAAGGCGACAAAGAAAACCGAAGAAGAGCCGCTCAAGTTGTTCTACATCTTCTATAACCAGGAGCGATGGGACAACTGGCTCAAGACGCTCTCGGAATCGAGTTTTGAGGTAGACCCAAAGAGCGAGGAACTGCCCGAAGGCTTCCGGATCCTGGACGGATTCGCCGTAGATATCACCATCTCGGTCCTGAAGATTGTCAAGCTCTACCAGAACAAGCGGTTCACCATGGATGAGACTCTTGACAAGCTTGCCCAGGTCGAAGCGATCGTCATGTCCGCCCCTCCCGAAGGAGAGCTTGGGGAGCTGGTACAGATCCTCCAGCTGCCAAAAGTTGCCCTCTTTGCCGGGTGCCGCAAATATATTGCCGGCGAATTTGACAAGGATATCAAGACGCTTGTCAAGAAAGGCCGCGACCAGATCGAGAAGGATATGGAACTTGCCCTTGAATGCGCTGCAAATATCGGGGCCAGCGTTATTGACGGTGCAGCCTGCTGCGGCAAATATGTCAAGGACGATCTCGAGAACCCGACCCTCTTCGATGAATGGCTTATCGAATGCGAGCGCATGAACGAAGGTATGACCTCGCTCAAGAATTTTGATGAGTCCACCGGTGACGACGATTGA
- the thiI gene encoding tRNA uracil 4-sulfurtransferase ThiI, producing MFSGKNDQCEKEEPSRVVMARYGELFLKSEPVKHHFIGILLRNIRHALTSSGITCRYETPRGRILIHTDDPDRTADIVSKIFGIVDVSVCYITGSRFEDISGGAVRLAQKHLHPGKTFAVRAKRQHKTGPDSQELGARIGSEIFEAIPGLTVDLGTPDYEVFVEVRDFGGLVYDARIKGPGGLPWGTQGRALVLLSSGIDSPVASWLMMKRGCEITHLYLDAGRWAGADVTDAAIDNHRKLSLWCPGNPLPMVIAKNEQLFDEMSRLKVPPRYRCVICKRFMQRVAAELMAKEGAQAIVTGENLGQVASQTLANLSVISDAVTVPVLRPLITYDKEETITLARRIGTFDAKPGDLACRAVPKMPATAAVVEDVRDYEQQLEIGKLVKQACSDLRFVTALNGSIPG from the coding sequence ATGTTTTCCGGGAAGAACGATCAGTGTGAAAAAGAAGAACCGTCCCGGGTCGTAATGGCCCGTTACGGGGAGCTCTTTTTAAAAAGCGAGCCCGTGAAACACCATTTTATCGGCATACTCCTGCGCAATATACGGCATGCCCTGACTTCCTCGGGAATCACCTGCCGGTACGAGACGCCACGCGGTCGTATCCTTATCCATACCGATGATCCGGATCGGACCGCAGACATTGTATCAAAGATATTTGGTATCGTTGACGTGAGCGTATGCTATATAACCGGCAGCCGGTTTGAAGACATATCCGGAGGGGCAGTCAGGCTTGCCCAAAAACACCTGCATCCCGGGAAAACCTTTGCCGTCCGCGCAAAACGCCAGCATAAGACCGGCCCGGACAGCCAGGAACTCGGCGCACGGATAGGCTCGGAGATCTTCGAGGCCATACCGGGTCTCACCGTTGACCTTGGAACTCCGGATTACGAAGTCTTCGTGGAAGTGAGGGATTTCGGCGGGCTTGTCTATGATGCCCGCATAAAAGGGCCCGGCGGCCTGCCCTGGGGAACGCAGGGGAGGGCGCTTGTCCTCCTCTCATCCGGGATCGATTCCCCCGTTGCTTCATGGCTTATGATGAAGAGGGGGTGCGAGATCACGCACCTGTATCTCGATGCCGGCCGATGGGCGGGAGCGGATGTTACCGATGCCGCGATCGATAATCACCGGAAACTCTCGCTCTGGTGCCCGGGCAATCCGCTTCCTATGGTGATTGCAAAGAACGAGCAGCTCTTTGACGAGATGAGCCGGCTTAAGGTTCCGCCCCGGTACCGCTGCGTGATCTGCAAACGGTTCATGCAGCGGGTGGCCGCAGAACTGATGGCAAAAGAGGGGGCGCAGGCAATCGTAACCGGGGAGAACCTCGGGCAGGTTGCGTCCCAGACCCTTGCCAACCTCTCGGTGATCTCCGATGCGGTCACGGTGCCGGTTCTTCGCCCGCTCATAACGTACGACAAGGAGGAGACGATCACCCTTGCCCGCAGGATCGGGACGTTCGATGCAAAGCCCGGGGATCTTGCCTGCCGGGCAGTCCCGAAGATGCCGGCAACTGCAGCGGTTGTTGAGGATGTCAGGGATTATGAACAGCAGCTGGAAATTGGAAAACTGGTAAAGCAGGCCTGTTCGGATCTGCGTTTTGTAACGGCACTAAACGGCAGTATTCCCGGATAA
- the pap gene encoding polyphosphate:AMP phosphotransferase, whose product MLEKLDLSKTANESTYEKSLEDLKERLGILQRTLRDRNIPTIIVIEGWNAAGITMAVHEIIQALDPRGFALHAIEKPTEEERAHQFLWRFWLRTPPRGRIAIFARSWYSRAISEELQKHTWQKSLKGRAKQINSFEKLLYDNNTILIKFFLHISKDEQKLRLEERERNPLTAWLVTPSIWNVHRHYDDSLPLIDEFIEKTDSENAPWTLIEATDRRYAILKIFSTLIKSLEKNIDAGKDAKSRKTRQKETAKPKKTTVQRRASPGEVYTKDECHQTLSNLQIEMLELHYLLFKRKIPLMVAYEGWDAAGKGGNITRVTRYMNPLGYYVVPISAPTDHERQYHYLRRFIKHFPTGGDIAIFDRSWYGRVLVERVEGYCSETDWQRAYQEINEMEEDFIYSSGGGIVKFWLEISKDEQLKRFQQRADDPLKTYKITDEDWRNREKWDQYEEAVDEMLARTSTEAAPWTVVESNDKGFARVKALRTIIRTAQDLL is encoded by the coding sequence ATGCTTGAAAAACTGGATCTTTCGAAGACTGCAAATGAGAGCACGTACGAGAAATCGCTCGAAGACTTGAAAGAGCGCCTGGGTATCCTCCAGAGGACACTCCGCGACCGGAATATCCCCACCATTATCGTCATTGAGGGCTGGAATGCAGCCGGTATCACCATGGCCGTGCACGAGATCATCCAGGCACTGGATCCCCGCGGTTTTGCCCTCCATGCCATCGAGAAACCCACCGAAGAAGAACGCGCCCACCAGTTCCTCTGGCGGTTCTGGTTAAGGACTCCCCCCCGGGGCCGGATCGCCATCTTTGCCAGGAGCTGGTACAGCCGTGCAATCTCTGAAGAGCTCCAGAAACATACCTGGCAGAAATCCCTGAAAGGAAGGGCAAAACAGATCAACAGTTTCGAAAAACTGCTGTATGACAACAATACGATACTCATCAAATTTTTCCTGCATATATCCAAGGATGAACAGAAACTGCGGCTCGAGGAGCGGGAACGAAATCCCCTGACCGCATGGCTCGTTACACCCTCCATCTGGAACGTTCACCGGCATTACGATGATTCGCTTCCCCTCATCGATGAATTCATAGAAAAAACCGATTCGGAAAATGCCCCGTGGACGCTCATCGAGGCAACCGATCGCCGGTATGCGATCCTGAAGATCTTCTCAACCCTGATAAAAAGCCTGGAGAAGAATATTGACGCGGGAAAAGATGCCAAATCCAGGAAAACCCGGCAGAAAGAGACGGCAAAACCTAAGAAAACAACGGTTCAGCGAAGAGCATCTCCGGGCGAAGTGTATACCAAAGACGAATGCCACCAGACGCTCAGCAATCTTCAGATCGAGATGCTTGAACTGCATTACCTCCTCTTCAAGCGGAAGATCCCGCTGATGGTAGCTTACGAGGGATGGGATGCGGCAGGAAAAGGGGGAAACATCACACGGGTGACCCGGTACATGAACCCGCTGGGATACTATGTTGTCCCCATATCCGCACCCACCGATCACGAGCGGCAATATCACTACCTCAGGAGATTCATCAAGCATTTTCCCACCGGCGGGGATATTGCCATCTTCGACCGGAGCTGGTACGGAAGAGTTCTGGTTGAACGGGTGGAGGGGTACTGTTCTGAAACCGACTGGCAGCGGGCTTACCAGGAGATCAATGAGATGGAGGAGGATTTCATCTATTCATCCGGCGGGGGGATTGTAAAATTCTGGCTTGAGATCAGCAAGGACGAGCAGCTCAAGCGGTTCCAGCAGCGCGCAGACGATCCTCTCAAGACATACAAGATAACTGACGAGGACTGGAGGAACCGGGAAAAATGGGACCAGTACGAAGAAGCGGTGGATGAGATGCTGGCCCGGACAAGTACGGAGGCTGCTCCCTGGACGGTGGTCGAATCCAATGACAAGGGATTTGCCCGGGTAAAAGCTCTCCGGACGATCATCAGGACTGCGCAGGACCTGCTCTGA
- a CDS encoding type II toxin-antitoxin system HicB family antitoxin, with protein sequence MHRFLVVIEKTGKNYSAYSPDLPGCIATGKTREETEERMHEAIEMHIRGLIEDGMKVPKSHSSATFFAVPAE encoded by the coding sequence ATGCACAGATTCCTCGTAGTAATTGAAAAAACGGGAAAAAACTATTCGGCATATTCCCCCGATCTCCCCGGGTGTATAGCAACAGGGAAGACACGCGAGGAGACAGAAGAGCGGATGCACGAAGCAATCGAGATGCATATCCGGGGACTCATCGAAGATGGCATGAAAGTCCCCAAGTCCCATTCATCGGCAACATTTTTCGCGGTCCCGGCCGAATAG
- the pscS gene encoding O-phospho-L-seryl-tRNA:Cys-tRNA synthase encodes MRCGNGIEARQVDELFINIDPIQAGGRLTADAMKAVIAYGDGYSVCDNCRKPNRLDYISKPPIAEFHKDVASWLNMDAVRTVPGARRGFQAVAHTYVQKGDPVLLTSLSHYTEFLAVEESGGIPREIRVGDNKMVTPDAVAEKIEEIKREFGRPPVLAFIDHVDYQYGNMHDVKAIAKITRQYDIPILYNGAYTVGILPVNGKDLGVDFVVGSGHKSMAAPAPSGILAATAERASEVFRTTAITGDVTNRKFGIKEPEMMGCTLMGVTLVGMMASFPHVKERVKHFERELANHQIVMDALLSIEGTKCLSEYPRKHTMTRINTIESFDKIAETHKKRGYYLQSALEEKGITGVIPGATKVWKFNTYGMNRKQAEHLARSFAEIAKENGLMVKE; translated from the coding sequence ATGAGGTGCGGGAACGGGATCGAGGCACGGCAGGTTGACGAGCTGTTCATCAATATCGATCCCATCCAGGCCGGCGGCCGGCTCACGGCGGATGCGATGAAAGCGGTCATCGCGTATGGCGACGGGTACTCGGTCTGCGACAACTGCCGCAAGCCCAACCGGCTCGACTATATCAGCAAGCCGCCGATAGCAGAGTTCCACAAGGATGTGGCCTCATGGCTGAACATGGATGCGGTCCGGACCGTGCCCGGGGCCAGAAGGGGATTCCAGGCGGTTGCACACACGTACGTGCAGAAAGGCGACCCGGTCCTCCTGACCTCGCTCTCGCATTACACTGAATTCCTTGCCGTTGAGGAATCAGGGGGTATACCCCGTGAGATCCGGGTTGGCGACAACAAGATGGTCACGCCCGACGCGGTTGCAGAAAAGATCGAGGAGATCAAACGCGAATTCGGCAGGCCTCCCGTTCTCGCCTTCATCGACCATGTCGATTACCAGTACGGCAACATGCATGATGTAAAAGCAATTGCCAAGATCACCCGGCAGTACGATATCCCGATCCTGTACAATGGCGCATACACGGTCGGCATCCTCCCGGTCAATGGCAAGGATCTCGGGGTCGATTTTGTTGTCGGGTCCGGTCACAAGAGCATGGCAGCCCCTGCCCCCTCAGGCATCCTGGCCGCAACTGCCGAGCGGGCTTCCGAAGTTTTCCGCACAACTGCCATTACCGGCGATGTGACCAACCGCAAATTCGGGATCAAGGAACCCGAGATGATGGGCTGCACGCTGATGGGCGTAACGCTCGTGGGCATGATGGCCTCATTCCCTCATGTCAAAGAACGGGTGAAACATTTCGAGAGGGAACTTGCAAACCACCAGATCGTGATGGATGCACTTCTCTCGATCGAAGGAACGAAGTGCCTCTCGGAATACCCGCGGAAGCACACGATGACCCGGATCAATACGATTGAGTCGTTCGACAAGATCGCAGAGACTCACAAGAAACGCGGGTACTATCTTCAGAGTGCGCTCGAAGAGAAAGGGATAACTGGCGTCATCCCCGGCGCGACAAAGGTCTGGAAGTTCAACACGTACGGCATGAACCGGAAGCAGGCCGAGCACCTGGCCCGGTCGTTTGCGGAGATTGCAAAAGAGAACGGGCTCATGGTGAAGGAATAA
- a CDS encoding PAS domain S-box protein: protein MATADTISVLYVDDEEILLEITSVFLKKMGKFRVDTANSAKIALGMLESGSYDVIVSDYQMPETDGIALLKTVRSRYHDLPFILFTGKGREEIVIEAINNGVDFYLQKGGDPRSQFAELAHKITKASERLDAQNALRRSEEKYRELVENANAIILKLDKSGCVTFFNNYAQEFFGYRKTEIIGKPVVGTIVPETESGTNRNLTSLIKEIIVHAEQYQDNINENITRSGDRVWVHWWNKLLLDEKGNFEGILCIGNDITDQRRAEETALRHKVLFENSRDTIVYIRKTDGRILDFNKTAITVYGYSRDELLNMTIFDFRYNENISIARGQMNKASNTGIIFETVHRKKDGSVFPVEVSSFSEVMNNESIIISVIRDISERKQVENALRQVNRKLNLLSSMTRHDILNQIMVLDGLFLLAGDNLKNPKKQEEIIDREKKITQNLQHQILFTRDYEHLGVMIPQWQKITDCLRQSAATLSFQAISWQDRVDRIEVFADPLLEKVCYNLIDNSLRHGGSSFDRITISSAEFSDHLLIILEDNGKGISESEKEHLFERGVGRNTGLGLFLAREILAITGISIRETGKPGQGARFEMIIPAGTYRFTTNSAVNV from the coding sequence ATGGCGACCGCCGATACTATTTCCGTATTATATGTCGATGATGAAGAGATACTTCTCGAAATAACCAGCGTTTTTTTAAAAAAGATGGGAAAATTCCGTGTTGATACGGCAAATTCTGCAAAGATTGCGCTCGGGATGCTGGAATCCGGATCCTACGATGTCATTGTCTCGGATTACCAGATGCCTGAAACCGACGGGATTGCTCTTTTAAAAACGGTCCGGAGCCGCTACCATGACCTGCCATTCATTCTTTTTACCGGAAAAGGCAGGGAGGAGATCGTGATCGAGGCCATCAATAACGGTGTGGATTTTTATCTCCAGAAAGGCGGCGATCCCCGCTCGCAGTTTGCCGAACTGGCCCACAAGATAACCAAAGCGTCAGAGCGCCTGGATGCACAGAACGCGCTGCGGCGAAGCGAGGAAAAATATCGCGAACTTGTGGAAAATGCCAATGCCATTATCCTGAAACTGGATAAATCCGGCTGTGTCACGTTCTTCAACAACTATGCACAGGAATTTTTCGGGTACCGCAAAACCGAGATAATCGGGAAACCGGTTGTCGGGACCATAGTACCTGAAACCGAGTCCGGCACCAACCGGAATCTCACGAGCCTCATTAAGGAAATTATCGTTCATGCAGAACAATACCAGGACAATATCAACGAGAATATCACCCGTTCTGGTGATCGGGTCTGGGTACACTGGTGGAACAAACTGCTGCTCGATGAAAAAGGCAATTTCGAGGGGATACTCTGCATTGGCAATGATATCACCGACCAGCGGAGGGCTGAAGAGACCGCCCTGCGCCATAAGGTATTGTTTGAAAATTCCCGGGACACGATTGTCTATATCCGGAAAACCGACGGGCGCATCCTGGATTTCAACAAGACTGCCATCACGGTTTACGGGTACTCGCGGGATGAACTGCTGAACATGACGATCTTTGATTTCCGCTATAATGAGAATATTTCCATTGCCCGCGGCCAGATGAATAAAGCTTCGAACACTGGAATTATTTTCGAAACAGTTCACCGGAAGAAGGATGGATCGGTCTTCCCGGTTGAAGTGAGTTCATTTTCAGAAGTCATGAACAATGAATCCATCATCATATCGGTTATCCGGGATATATCCGAGCGAAAGCAGGTGGAGAATGCGCTCCGCCAGGTGAACCGGAAGCTGAACCTGCTCTCGAGCATGACAAGGCACGATATCCTCAACCAGATCATGGTGCTTGACGGATTGTTCCTCCTTGCCGGGGATAATCTGAAAAACCCGAAAAAACAGGAAGAAATTATTGACCGGGAGAAGAAGATTACCCAAAACCTGCAGCACCAGATCCTCTTCACCCGGGATTACGAACACCTTGGTGTAATGATCCCCCAGTGGCAGAAGATAACAGACTGCCTGAGACAATCCGCAGCAACGCTCTCTTTCCAGGCCATTTCATGGCAGGACAGAGTTGATCGGATCGAGGTCTTTGCCGATCCCCTTCTTGAGAAAGTGTGTTACAACCTCATCGATAATTCTCTCAGGCACGGGGGAAGTTCGTTTGACCGTATCACGATCTCTTCCGCTGAATTTTCTGATCACCTGCTCATAATTCTTGAAGACAATGGCAAGGGAATCAGTGAAAGCGAGAAAGAGCACCTGTTCGAGCGCGGCGTTGGAAGAAATACTGGTCTTGGGCTCTTTCTTGCCCGTGAGATCCTGGCTATCACCGGTATAAGCATCAGGGAGACGGGAAAACCAGGCCAGGGTGCACGGTTCGAGATGATAATTCCTGCAGGTACGTACCGGTTTACCACTAATTCGGCAGTAAACGTGTAA